In Dermacentor andersoni chromosome 4, qqDerAnde1_hic_scaffold, whole genome shotgun sequence, the following proteins share a genomic window:
- the Archease gene encoding protein archease-like isoform X1 produces the protein MCDKTLTSVVLNKSFQGGDDLTEAFEQVAVAMFAYMTEIDKVDIHATCDIKAEAEDMVGLLYHFLDELLFVFSAEPFMIGKSCSLQKVKILEFDKEAFRIKAKVYGEVFDLGKHPQGTEVKAITYSNMQVWDNPNQHEVFAIIDI, from the exons ATGTGTGACAAAACATTGACCTCAGTTGTACTTAACAAGTCCTTTCAAGGGGGTGATGACTTGACCGAAGCCTTTGAACAG GTAGCTGTTGCAATGTTTGCCTACATGACAGAAATTGACAAAGTTGACATTCATGCCACGTGTGACATCAAAGCAGAAG CTGAAGACATGGTTGGCCTGCTGTACCATTTTTTAGATGAGCTGCTGTTTGTTTTCAGTGCAGAACCATTTATGATTGGAAAA TCTTGTTCCTTACAGAAAGTCAAGATTCTTGAATTTGATAAGGAAGCTTTTAGGATAAAGGCCAAAGT ATATGGTGAAGTGTTTGACCTTGGCAAGCACCCTCAG GGCACTGAAGTGAAGGCAATCACATACTCCAACATGCAAGTCTGGGACAACCCAAACCAGCATG
- the Archease gene encoding protein archease-like isoform X2 yields the protein MSFGDDESWYELVERDDFSDEELSIPPIKYEYLDHTADVQLHGWGDDLTEAFEQVAVAMFAYMTEIDKVDIHATCDIKAEAEDMVGLLYHFLDELLFVFSAEPFMIGKKVKILEFDKEAFRIKAKVYGEVFDLGKHPQGTEVKAITYSNMQVWDNPNQHEVFAIIDI from the exons ATGTCGTTTGGTGACGACGAATCCTGGTACGAGTTGGTTGAACGAGATGACTTCTCAGACGAGGAGCTTTCGATACCGCCCATAAAGTACGAAT atcTTGATCACACTGCTGATGTTCA GCTTCATGGAT GGGGTGATGACTTGACCGAAGCCTTTGAACAG GTAGCTGTTGCAATGTTTGCCTACATGACAGAAATTGACAAAGTTGACATTCATGCCACGTGTGACATCAAAGCAGAAG CTGAAGACATGGTTGGCCTGCTGTACCATTTTTTAGATGAGCTGCTGTTTGTTTTCAGTGCAGAACCATTTATGATTGGAAAA AAAGTCAAGATTCTTGAATTTGATAAGGAAGCTTTTAGGATAAAGGCCAAAGT ATATGGTGAAGTGTTTGACCTTGGCAAGCACCCTCAG GGCACTGAAGTGAAGGCAATCACATACTCCAACATGCAAGTCTGGGACAACCCAAACCAGCATG
- the LOC126535809 gene encoding succinate dehydrogenase [ubiquinone] iron-sulfur subunit, mitochondrial-like, giving the protein MAASVYLKKSALLTSYTARLASLRHAAAAATAPAGTKGVKKFEIYRWDPEKKGDKPHLQTFEVDLNKCGPMVLDALIKIKNEIDPTLTFRRSCREGICGSCAMNINGTNTLACICKIDENTAKSTKIYPLPHMYVVKDLVPDMALFYEQYKSVQPWLQKKTAVKIGDHQNLQSIEDRKKLDGLYECILCACCSTSCPSYWWNSNRYLGPAALMQVYRWVIDSRDENTVERLKRLEDPFTMYRCHTIMNCTRTCPKGLNPGKAIGELKKLVGGLAQKPTADLTGTA; this is encoded by the exons ATGGCTGCATCTGTGTATTTAAAAAAGTCAGCCCTTCTAACATCGTACACAGCTAGATTAGCCTCT cTGAGacacgctgctgctgcagctacaGCCCCTGCTGGAACAAAAGGTGTTAAGAAGTTCGAAATCTACAGATGG GATCCCGAGAAGAAGGGGGACAAGCCACATCTCCAGACATTTGAGGTTGATCTCAACAA ATGTGGTCCCATGGTTCTGGACGCCTTAATCAAGATCAAGAATGAGATTGACCCGACGCTTAccttccggaggtcttgcagggAAGGCATCTGTGGCTCCTGTGCAATGAACATCAATGGCACCAATACCCTGGCGTGCATTTG cAAGATCGATGAAAACACTGCAAAGTCTACAAAGATCTACCCGCTCCCTCACATGTATGTGGTCAAAGACCTTGTTCCA GATATGGCTCTGTTCTATGAGCAGTACAAGTCGGTGCAGCCCTGGCTGCAGAAAAAGACTGCCGTCAAGATTGGCGACCACCAGAATCTCCAGAGCATTGAAGACCGCAAGAAACTG GATGGTCTCTACGAGTGCATCCTCTGTGCCTGCTGCTCCACGTCATGCCCCAGCTATTGGTGGAACAGCAACCGCTACTTGGGACCGGCTGCGCTCATGCAGGTCTACCGCTGGGTCATCGACTCACGCGACGAGAACACTGTTGAGAGGCTGAAGCGCTTGGAGGACCCATTCACCATGTACCGGTGCCACACCATCATGAACTGCACACGGACTTGCCCCAAG gGACTGAACCCTGGCAAAGCCATTGGTGAGCTCAAGAAGTTAGTTGGTGGATTGGCACAGAAGCCAACAGCAGACCTTACAGGCACTGCTTGA